In a single window of the uncultured Erythrobacter sp. genome:
- a CDS encoding NADP-dependent oxidoreductase yields the protein MNNRFWRIESRPKGNDFASALALVEEPLGELAQGEIRIRNAMLSMDAGTRMWLTSREDGYQPPLPTGAPMTGLVVGEVIASRADGFAEGDLVRAFGVWGEVSQVDAVMSGAVKLDPSVADRRAWFGPLGMNGWTALWGIEQTGAAKPSERVLVSAAAGATGVLAVQIAKLLGCEAWGIAGGAEKCRYLTGELGLDGAIDYKAGDVGAQLDAAGGFDVYFDNVGGALLDSVLTRMNHYGRIAVCGLLADYGGNARTTPREFDQILMRRLRVEGFFSPDFMDQGERLTARLRGWHEAGELTMPYDVTRGLENTLTAYEKLFTGGNIGKVIVELER from the coding sequence ATGAACAATCGTTTCTGGCGCATCGAAAGCCGCCCTAAAGGCAATGATTTCGCAAGCGCGCTGGCGCTGGTCGAGGAGCCTCTGGGCGAGCTGGCCCAGGGCGAAATCCGTATTCGCAACGCTATGCTCTCGATGGATGCAGGCACGCGGATGTGGCTGACGAGCCGCGAAGATGGCTATCAGCCGCCGCTGCCCACCGGCGCTCCGATGACAGGGCTGGTCGTGGGCGAAGTCATAGCCTCGCGCGCGGATGGATTTGCCGAAGGCGATCTGGTGCGAGCTTTCGGAGTGTGGGGAGAAGTGAGCCAAGTCGATGCGGTGATGTCGGGCGCGGTGAAGCTCGATCCTTCGGTCGCGGACCGTCGCGCATGGTTCGGCCCTCTCGGCATGAATGGCTGGACCGCACTGTGGGGCATCGAGCAAACCGGCGCAGCAAAGCCGAGCGAGCGTGTGCTGGTGTCCGCTGCTGCGGGCGCAACCGGAGTGTTGGCAGTGCAGATCGCCAAGCTGCTCGGCTGCGAGGCATGGGGGATTGCGGGCGGCGCGGAGAAATGCCGCTATCTCACGGGCGAACTCGGACTGGATGGAGCCATCGACTACAAGGCGGGCGATGTCGGTGCGCAATTGGACGCAGCAGGGGGTTTCGACGTCTATTTTGACAATGTGGGCGGCGCGCTGCTCGACTCTGTGCTCACCCGCATGAACCATTACGGGCGGATCGCGGTTTGCGGATTGCTCGCCGACTATGGCGGCAACGCGCGCACCACCCCGCGCGAATTTGACCAGATCCTAATGCGGCGCCTGCGGGTTGAGGGGTTCTTCAGTCCGGACTTCATGGACCAAGGCGAACGCCTCACCGCCAGACTGCGCGGCTGGCACGAGGCGGGGGAGCTCACCATGCCGTATGATGTGACACGCGGACTTGAAAACACGCTCACCGCCTATGAAAAGCTCTTTACTGGCGGCAATATTGGCAAGGTAATCGTGGAGCTTGAGAGATGA
- a CDS encoding NmrA family NAD(P)-binding protein: MALITVVGASGRQGMAQVKQALKAGYDVRAISRQEDPFGGAKIEGIERVEVRPMDLYDPSSFKPALEGTDYVFYTHPLQARADRAVLIGELGKAAAEEGVKRLVWNTSSWIPDRPGDPFTYGENTKGINALWRSGCPGTVFGSVLFMDNLLTNWARPFIVNEGRYVYPHNPNLQANWISLDDVAKFMLASLERPDMEGAWLNIGGPERLVGKQVTAYLSGALGKDITYDPCTPEEFGRYLVEAAGDTMPEELREDFAKGIQAFYEYNNEAPTRPFEVDMEHVYERFPELDGELETMGDWTRRQDWGESNFRPAFG; the protein is encoded by the coding sequence ATGGCACTCATCACAGTAGTCGGCGCGAGCGGCAGGCAGGGGATGGCGCAGGTCAAACAGGCCCTGAAGGCGGGTTATGATGTGCGCGCGATCTCGCGGCAGGAAGATCCGTTTGGCGGCGCGAAGATCGAGGGGATCGAACGGGTCGAAGTGCGCCCGATGGACCTCTACGATCCTTCCTCCTTCAAACCCGCGCTCGAAGGGACCGATTACGTCTTTTACACCCACCCCTTGCAGGCCCGCGCCGATCGCGCGGTCTTGATCGGAGAGCTGGGTAAAGCGGCGGCTGAGGAAGGGGTCAAGCGGCTGGTGTGGAACACTTCCAGCTGGATTCCCGACAGGCCGGGTGATCCCTTCACCTATGGCGAGAACACCAAAGGGATCAACGCGTTGTGGCGTTCCGGTTGTCCCGGGACAGTGTTTGGCAGCGTGCTGTTCATGGACAATTTGCTGACCAATTGGGCGCGGCCTTTCATCGTCAATGAGGGGCGCTATGTCTATCCGCACAACCCCAATCTGCAAGCCAACTGGATCAGCCTCGACGATGTGGCGAAGTTCATGCTCGCCAGCCTTGAACGCCCCGACATGGAGGGCGCATGGCTCAATATTGGCGGGCCGGAGCGACTGGTGGGCAAGCAGGTGACTGCATATCTGTCGGGCGCGCTGGGCAAGGACATTACCTACGATCCCTGCACACCGGAAGAGTTCGGGCGCTATCTGGTCGAGGCGGCGGGTGACACCATGCCGGAGGAACTGCGCGAGGATTTCGCCAAGGGGATACAGGCGTTTTACGAATACAACAACGAAGCGCCCACGCGGCCTTTCGAGGTTGATATGGAGCATGTGTACGAACGCTTCCCCGAGCTTGACGGCGAGCTTGAGACAATGGGCGACTGGACCAGGCGTCAGGATTGGGGTGAGAGCAATTTCCGCCCGGCGTTTGGGTGA
- a CDS encoding nuclear transport factor 2 family protein — MSAGKDAVVAANRKVAEQFYIALEEGDFDTLAALHSEDVAFNLLGSTPVSGRWEGKAECFGPLVADGVVGKLVPETVQFSRKWRIMCVDENRAVGIMYGGGMGNNGHEYLQTYCQIMTIRDGKIIELHEFFDTALVELVLNDNPTAKGPSEVARPFAFPED; from the coding sequence ATGTCGGCGGGCAAGGATGCGGTTGTTGCCGCCAATCGCAAAGTCGCCGAGCAGTTCTACATCGCGCTGGAAGAGGGCGACTTCGACACGCTCGCCGCGCTTCATAGCGAGGATGTAGCGTTCAACCTGCTCGGTTCGACGCCGGTGTCAGGCCGGTGGGAGGGCAAGGCGGAATGCTTTGGGCCTTTGGTGGCCGATGGCGTGGTCGGCAAGCTTGTGCCTGAAACGGTACAGTTCTCACGCAAATGGCGGATCATGTGCGTCGATGAGAACCGCGCGGTCGGGATCATGTATGGTGGCGGGATGGGCAATAATGGCCATGAATACCTCCAGACCTACTGCCAGATCATGACCATCCGCGATGGCAAGATTATCGAGCTGCACGAATTCTTCGACACCGCGCTGGTCGAGCTGGTACTCAACGACAACCCGACCGCAAAGGGGCCGAGCGAAGTGGCAAGGCCGTTCGCGTTTCCGGAGGATTGA
- a CDS encoding nuclear transport factor 2 family protein: MTGTLQDRADIADIIAAYAHAIDRRRWSMMERLFHENAQFQFGTVAGDWRGFVEQARAIIDPCLATQHQLGQVQFGFAKGPDGESICHTETYMTAMHTIPAGYPIPDVFPDKGKIYSAVIAGRYVDRFEKRDGEWRIAHRTGLYDWREFREVEGVDLSQMPEGSCGYHDERDPSTPVVARWLG, from the coding sequence ATGACTGGAACGCTGCAAGACCGCGCGGATATCGCCGACATTATCGCGGCCTATGCCCATGCGATTGACCGGCGGCGATGGTCGATGATGGAGCGGCTGTTCCACGAGAATGCGCAGTTTCAGTTCGGCACGGTCGCCGGAGACTGGCGCGGCTTTGTCGAGCAGGCGCGCGCGATCATCGATCCCTGCCTCGCCACCCAGCACCAGCTGGGCCAGGTGCAGTTCGGTTTTGCCAAAGGACCGGATGGCGAAAGCATCTGCCACACCGAAACCTATATGACCGCAATGCACACGATCCCGGCGGGCTATCCAATCCCCGACGTCTTTCCGGACAAGGGCAAGATCTATTCCGCGGTCATCGCGGGCCGCTATGTCGACCGGTTTGAAAAGCGGGATGGCGAATGGCGGATCGCGCATCGCACGGGCCTCTATGATTGGCGCGAATTCCGCGAAGTTGAAGGGGTGGACCTGTCCCAAATGCCCGAAGGCTCCTGCGGCTATCACGACGAGCGTGACCCTTCGACGCCGGTGGTAGCGCGCTGGCTGGGTTAG
- a CDS encoding glucose 1-dehydrogenase — translation MTRRVEGKIALVTGGASRPGLGFAIAERLAEEGATVILSDIDADGCEESAALLSQRNLSAEAMRHDVSSQSDWRRVVGDILAKHSRLDILVNNAGILDVAEIDAEDALAGLRRQYKVNIEGVFMGTQEAVCVMRAAGTPGSIINLSSVAGIVGFRGSASYAATKGAVKMMTKSVALETAADSIRVNSVHPGIIRTNMAKAGLKDNADNYAAIEATIPVGRLGEPEDIANCVLFLASDEASYVTGAEFVVDGGYTAQ, via the coding sequence ATGACACGCAGAGTTGAAGGCAAGATTGCCTTGGTCACAGGCGGTGCATCGCGTCCAGGTTTAGGGTTTGCGATTGCCGAAAGGCTGGCTGAGGAAGGCGCTACTGTCATCCTCAGCGATATCGATGCCGATGGGTGCGAGGAGAGCGCCGCATTGCTCTCACAGCGCAACCTGTCAGCAGAAGCGATGAGGCATGACGTCTCGTCTCAAAGCGATTGGCGGCGCGTTGTGGGCGACATTCTCGCCAAGCATTCGCGGCTCGATATCCTTGTGAACAATGCCGGCATTCTGGACGTGGCCGAGATTGACGCGGAAGACGCGCTCGCCGGTCTGAGGCGGCAGTACAAGGTCAATATCGAGGGCGTATTCATGGGCACACAGGAAGCGGTGTGCGTCATGCGGGCGGCAGGCACTCCCGGCTCGATCATCAACCTTTCATCGGTGGCTGGAATCGTCGGATTTCGCGGGAGCGCCTCCTATGCGGCCACCAAAGGCGCGGTCAAAATGATGACCAAGTCTGTCGCGCTCGAAACCGCGGCCGATAGTATTCGCGTGAACAGCGTCCATCCCGGCATCATCCGCACCAACATGGCCAAAGCGGGGCTGAAGGACAACGCGGACAACTACGCCGCAATCGAGGCCACCATCCCTGTCGGGCGTTTGGGCGAGCCTGAGGATATCGCCAATTGCGTGTTGTTCCTCGCATCTGACGAGGCGAGCTATGTCACGGGCGCGGAATTTGTCGTGGACGGTGGTTACACCGCGCAATAG